In Archocentrus centrarchus isolate MPI-CPG fArcCen1 chromosome 16, fArcCen1, whole genome shotgun sequence, a single window of DNA contains:
- the plekhg4b gene encoding pleckstrin homology domain-containing family G member 4B isoform X1: protein MLSLGKMHSRAKSRSCDNYLCIKDAESLDNCIQSTLSALYRPFSATAVTVLWQLFSVVERQYRGDGLRCLIDFLLPAKRILQIIQKETCVRFRGLLFYHEGWPLCIHEKVVLQLSPLHKVRLKQGDFYLQIVPLGRKAAKLVIKCLSISGQAIAEIPISESMYGSVFTAEFLQNVTRDRNLHPLQNCLLTTGTAVFRTPWKNVVNPLFVSNTADAIMQAHCSRGGFRGHLSTCSTSGSTGTLDSHRSSRESLHSQGADSIFSEPTSPNSNRTDSSSENHSSSPADNAVPKIKIESSAEECSTGQSGEDSNAREGGLGSKMLSFSTDLSNPGPRRRLHRDSGVFETRRLFRKSYMEALQNPMTLGSSSESILEESSEHNATLRERTVRAGNSTDTQSSSREHSSRRLGSRGWLSSDESRPSTPLLYLQRGLRSAERRAERRSKSLERTNKAGQVKGHRERSSSGGSAGISPKKLMNGYALRFGKLDVEAVFPGTERRNSKDESGQRTDSLSSESRRHRASGEESHSTKAANGTAIRTDSVQSSSCDCNLSFPKLVSEVNQELLTSGAVILPGSRDRNGRAVVQVCTRAQVWAGETCTVHDLTCLLGYYYSTLRKERRDQGITVVVDCRRQQPVPALLSSLSEFQTLVPQALYSVLFLMDKEAANKPERDFSVQTETVSSLKALLKYIDQTQLTRDLEGTFHYDHNHWIQFRQKIEPFASSCSTAITSLQESISSLSTSSNLKTSKEVSEVLEKQKHLMKCVLDDTSLNRLRLEGGTVLARIRKEEACDNENYRDTVDMLNALYNQVDEEVHKLVILSNKSQKQLDSLLEVHKFEEQTQQIKLWFSVAGEKQLAPLEALTLSAAKIKKMRESLDQFLEESVHQQRHGLQLVKESPEALPGSVLLDFKQHLGSILSRVEQRKAKLDILANLYEFYDSANQWIDHCQDYFHQLSLDSPAGRVSPSVVQILQDYCTEASKFSVENFSTLNDTVLSLESPQQLQQWNAVWHKCQQTKQQLEETLAQALTAAQNSTAADTSDSLKTADVQIITPEQHSTNGCVRLPGAITPLNFEDSKNHSAGPFSKSPTSSISSSLHFTFSPDSESKLRQSPPVFDDTDSDCTVDSTISCRSEPIYSGASRVRKQPMKKIMKKTMSHELSPRDNSHSDVSHIHCYTGVYIKGLEVTNNVSAEKKLQRPDVTSPALGRSRSMSTPCRIHTRRSDGDGKKQSGKVQHIMDEMIATEREYVRSLSYIIEHYFPEMERLDLPQDLRGKRSIIFGNVEKLWDFHSQYFLKELEASTHSPLSISSCFLRHEDQFGMYALYSKNKPQSDALLSSHGNEFFKNKQMELGDKMDLASYLLKPIQRMSKYALLLKDLIKECGQSQEQELSDLRTAEEMVKFQLRHGNDLLAMDAIRGCDVNLKEQGQLRCQDEFMVWCGRRKYLRHVFLFEDLILFSKTKKIEGGYDIYIYKQSFKTAEIGMTENVGDSGLRFEIWFRRRKSQDTFILQASSSEVKAVWTTIIGKILWRQALRNRELRMQEMVSMGIGSKPFMDIKPSDAAISDRAIDYIMKGTAESRTRASIAVPSFEHATSFKRPHSTISNSSTSSSSSQSSSSLLGSLNLHLYSAPSHPHTLSHPSGSVPSFTQWPYDCIEEDELEQDTGSQPSMIIESLETSSQCTSSESVTGLNTLAISGHTSVVMDSYNNNNNEPSSFLCSSTPPSSIAEPSMFQKDEGLQPQGTKFITAL, encoded by the exons GACGCTGAGTCTTTGGACAACTGTATCCAGAGCACTTTGTCTGCCCTGTACCGTCCCTTCAGTGCCACTGCTGTCACCGTCCTCTGGCAACTCTTCAGTGTGGTGGAGAGGCAATATCGTGGAGACGGCCTCCGCTGCCTCATCGACTTCTTGCTTCCTGCCAAAAGGATCCTGCAGATCATCCAAAAAGAAACCTGT GTAAGGTTCAGAGGCTTGCTGTTCTACCATGAGGGATGGCCTCTTTGCATCCACGAGAAAGTTGTCCTGCAGCTTTCACCTCTGCATAAAGTTAGACTAAAGCAAGGAGACTTCTACCTACAAATCGTTCCTTTAGGACGCAAGGCTGCCAAGCTAGTGATAAAATGTTTATCGATCAGTGGGCAGGCCATTGCAGAAATCCCCATTTCAGAGAGCATGTATGGCAGCGTCTTCACAGCTGAGTTCTTGCAGAATGTAACGCGTGACAGAAACCTGCACCCACTACAGAACTGTTTGCTTACCACCGGTACGGCTGTATTCAGGACACCCTGGAAGAACGTGGTCAACCCGCTATTTGTCAGCAACACAGCAGACGCCATCATGCAAGCACACTGCAGCCGAGGTGGCTTCCGTGGCCATCTCAGCACTTGCAGCACCAGCGGATCCACGGGGACTCTGGACAGCCACCGCAGCTCCAGAGAGTCCCTGCACTCTCAGGGAGCTGACTCCATTTTCTCTGAGCCCACCTCCCCGAACAGCAACCGCACAGACTCCAGCAGTGAGAACCATAGCAGCAGCCCAGCCGACAATGCTGTACccaaaattaaaattgaaagtTCCGCTGAGGAGTGCAGTACAGGACAGAGTGGTGAGGACAGTAATGCAAGAGAGGGAGGGCTGGGGTCCAAGATGCTCTCTTTTAGTACAGACCTCAGTAACCCAGGCCCTCGACGCCGCCTCCACAGAGACTCTGGAGTTTTTGAGACCAGGAGACTTTTCAGAAAATCTTACATGGAGGCCCTACAGAACCCCATGACCCTTGGGTCGAGCTCTGAGTCCATCCTGGAGGAAAGCTCAGAGCACAATGCTACCCTAAGAGAGAGAACTGTGAGAGCGGGTAACAGTACTGACACCCAATCCTCCTCCAGAGAACATTCATCGCGGAGGTTGGGCAGCCGGGGCTGGCTCAGCAGTGATGAGTCCAGACCCAGCACACCTTTGCTTTACTTACAGCGAGGTTTACGGAGTGCTGAGAGACGGGCAGAAAGGCGCTCCAAGTCACTGGAGAGGACTAACAAAGCAGGCCAGGTTAAAGGCCACCGGGAACGATCCTCTTCTGGAGGTTCGGCAGGAATCTCCCCCAAAAAGCTAATGAATGGTTATGCGCTTCGATTTGGAAAGCTGGATGTGGAGGCAGTATTTCCTGGCACTGAGAGGAGAAACAGCAAGGATGAGTCAG GACAGCGGACTGACAGCCTGAGCAGTGAGAGCAGGCGGCACAGAGCTAGTGGAGAAGAGTCACACAGTACCAAAGCTGCAAATGGGACAGCAATCAGAACAGACTCAGTACAAAGCTCATCCTGTGACTGTAATTTATCCTTCCCCAAACTGGTGTCAGAAGTCAATCAAGAGCTGCTCACATCAGGAGCTGTGATCCTTCCAG GAAGCAGAGATCGTAATGGGAGGGCAGTGGTGCAGGTGTGCACCAGAGCTCAGGTGTGGGCAGGTGAGACCTGCACAGTCCACGATCTGACGTGTTTACTTGGTTACTACTACTCAACTCTGCG GAAAGAAAGGCGTGATCAAGGTATAACTGTTGTAGTAGACTGCAGGAGGCAGCAGCCTGTTCCAGCTCTGTTGTCATCTCTGTCTGAATTTCAG aCTTTAGTACCACAAGCACTTTACTCGGTTCTCTTCCTGATGGACAAGGAGGCAGCAAACAAACCTGAGAGAGACTTCAGTGTGCAG ACAGAGACTGTGTCATCTTTGAAGGCCTTGCTGAAGTATATCGACCAAACCCAGCTAACACGGGACCTGGAGGGCACCTTCCACTATGACCACAACCACTGGATTCAGTTCAGACAG AAAATCGAACCTTTTGCCAGCAGTTGTAGCACAGCCATCACTTCCCTTCAGGAGTCCATCAGTTCGCTGAGCACCAGCAGCAACCTGAAGACCTCTAAG GAGGTGTCTGAGGTGTTAGAAAAGCAGAAGCATCTCATGAAGTGTGTGCTAGATGACACCTCTCTGAACAGACTCCGCCTGGAAGGTGGAACTGTACTTGCCCGCATCAGGAAGGAGGAGGCCTGTGACAATGAAAACTACAG GGACACTGTTGACATGTTAAATGCACTCTACAACCAAGTAGATGAAGAGGTTCATAAGCTTGTGATCCTTTCTAACAAATCACAGAAACAGTTAGACAGCCTGCTGgaggtgcacaagtttgaggAGCAAACTCAGCAG aTCAAACTTTGGTTTAGTGTAGCAGGAGAAAAGCAGCTAGCACCTTTGGAAGCACTAACTCTGTCTGCAGCCAAAATAAAGAAGATGAGAGAAAGTTTGGACCAGTTTCTGGAGGAAtcagtg CACCAGCAGAGACATGGCCTGCAGCTGGTGAAAGAGTCTCCAGAGGCCCTTCCAGGTTCAGTTCTTCTGGACTTTAAACAACATCTGGGTTCCATTTTGAGCAGAGTGGAGCAGAGGAAGGCTAAGCTGGACATCCTTGCCAACCTGTATGAGTTCTATGACTCG GCAAACCAGTGGATCGACCACTGTCAGGATTACTTCCATCAGCTGAGTCTGGACAGCCCAGCTGGCAGAGTTTCACCGTCCGTGGTGCAGATCCTACAGGATTACTGCACCGAAGCATCTAAGTTCTCCGTGGAAAACTTCAGCACGCTTAATGACACGGTGCTCTCACTGGAGAGtcctcagcagctgcagcagtggaACGCTGTGTGGCATAAATGTCAACAGACCAAACAGCAGCTGGAAGAAACTTTGGCTCAAGCCTTGACAGCAGCCCAGAACTCCACAGCTGCTGATACGTCGGATTCTTTAAAGACTGCAGATGTTCAGATCATCACTCCAGAACAGCATAGCACTAATGGATGTGTGCGTTTACCTGGAGCGATTACACCATTAAATTTTGAGGACAGTAAGAATCACTCCGCTGGGCCTTTCTCCAAGAGTCCCACAAGTTCAATCTCCTCTTCGTTGCACTTCACTTTCTCCCCTGACAGTGAGAGCAAACTGAGACAGAGTCCGCCCGTGTTTGATGACACAGACAGCGACTGCACCGTCGACTCAACCATCTCCTGCCGCTCCGAGCCAATCTATTCCGGGGCCTCCCGGGTCCGCAAGCAGCCCATGAAGAAGATCATGAAGAAGACCATGAGCCATGAGCTATCGCCAAGAGACAACAGCCACTCGGATGTCAGCCACATTCACTGCTATACAGGTGTCTACATTAAGGGCTTGGAGGTTACTAATAATGTGTCTGCAgagaagaagctgcagagacCTGATGTGACGAGCCCCGCGTTAGGCCGAAGCCGCAGCATGTCTACGCCCTGCAGGATCCACACCAGGCGTAGCGATGGAGATGGCAAGAAACAGAGCGG TAAAGTGCAGCACATCATGGATGAAATGATTGCCACAGAGAGGGAATATGTCCGTTCACTCAGCTACATCATTGAGCACTATTTCCCTGAAATGGAGCGCCTCGATTTGCCTCAGGACCTGCGGGGGAAGCGGAGCATCATTTTTGGGAATGTGGAGAAACTGTGGGACTTCCACAGCCAGTATTTCTTAAAGGAGCTGGAGGCGTCCACCCACTCCCCGCTGTCCATCAGTAGCTGTTTTCTCCGACAT GAGGATCAGTTTGGAATGTATGCGCTGTACAGCAAGAATAAGCCGCAGTCCGACGCTTTGCTCAGCAGCCATGGGAATGAATTCTTTAAG AATAAGCAGATGGAGCTCGGGGACAAGATGGATTTGGCGTCCTACTTGCTGAAGCCCATTCAGAGGATGAGTAAATATGCATTGTTGCTCAAAGACCTAATAAAGGAGTGCGGCCAGTcccaggagcaggagctgagcgaCCTCCGCACTGCAGAGGAGATGGTGAAGTTTCAGCTCCGCCATGGCAATGACCTGCTGGCTATGGATGCCATTCGAGGCTGTGAT GTGAACCTAAAAGAACAGGGTCAGCTCCGCTGCCAGGATGAGTTCATGGTCTGGTGTGGACGCAGGAAATACCTCCGTCACGTCTTTTTGTTTGAAGACCTCATCCTCTTCAGCAAGACCAAGAAGATAGAGGGTGGATATGACATTTACATCTACAAACAGTCTTTCAAA ACAGCAGAGATAGGCATGACTGAAAATGTTGGTGACAGCGGCCTACGTTTTGAGATCTGGTTCCGTCGGAGGAAGTCACAAGACACGTTTATACTCCAAGCCAGCTCTTCGGAGGTCAAGGCTGTGTGGACAACTATTATTGGCAAGATTCTGTGGAGGCAGGCGCTCAGAAACAGAG AGTTGCGTATGCAGGAGATGGTGTCAATGGGAATTGGAAGCAAACCTTTCATGGACATCAAGCCAAGCGACGCAGCCATTAGTGACAGAGCCATTGACTATATCATGAAGGGAACAG CAGAGTCGAGGACGAGGGCATCCATCGCAGTGCCCTCATTTGAACACGCGACCTCCTTCAAGAGGCCTCACTCTACCATCTCCAACAGcagcacctcctcctccagcagccAGTCATCCTCATCCCTGCTGGGCTCGCTCAATCTCCACCTGTACTCAGCACCCTCCCACCCACACACGCTTTCGCACCCATCAGGCAGCGTTCCCTCCTTTACCCAGTGGCCCTACGACTGCATAGAAGAAGATGAGCTGGAGCAGGACACGGGGAGCCAGCCCTCCATGA TCATTGAGAGCTTGGAGACATCCTCTCAGTGTACATCCAGTGAAAGTGTAACAGGCCTGAATACCCTCGCCATCTCGGGGCACACCAGTGTAGTCATGGACtcctacaacaacaacaacaatgagccctcttctttcctctgctcctccacacCTCCATCCTCCATAGCAGAGCCTTCGATGTTCCAGAAAGATGAAGGCCTCCAACCCCAAGGCACCAAGTTTATCACAGCA CTGTGA
- the plekhg4b gene encoding pleckstrin homology domain-containing family G member 4B isoform X2 — MLSLGKMHSRAKSRSCDNYLCIKDAESLDNCIQSTLSALYRPFSATAVTVLWQLFSVVERQYRGDGLRCLIDFLLPAKRILQIIQKETCVRFRGLLFYHEGWPLCIHEKVVLQLSPLHKVRLKQGDFYLQIVPLGRKAAKLVIKCLSISGQAIAEIPISESMYGSVFTAEFLQNVTRDRNLHPLQNCLLTTGTAVFRTPWKNVVNPLFVSNTADAIMQAHCSRGGFRGHLSTCSTSGSTGTLDSHRSSRESLHSQGADSIFSEPTSPNSNRTDSSSENHSSSPADNAVPKIKIESSAEECSTGQSGEDSNAREGGLGSKMLSFSTDLSNPGPRRRLHRDSGVFETRRLFRKSYMEALQNPMTLGSSSESILEESSEHNATLRERTVRAGNSTDTQSSSREHSSRRLGSRGWLSSDESRPSTPLLYLQRGLRSAERRAERRSKSLERTNKAGQVKGHRERSSSGGSAGISPKKLMNGYALRFGKLDVEAVFPGTERRNSKDESGQRTDSLSSESRRHRASGEESHSTKAANGTAIRTDSVQSSSCDCNLSFPKLVSEVNQELLTSGAVILPGSRDRNGRAVVQVCTRAQVWAGETCTVHDLTCLLGYYYSTLRKERRDQGITVVVDCRRQQPVPALLSSLSEFQTLVPQALYSVLFLMDKEAANKPERDFSVQTETVSSLKALLKYIDQTQLTRDLEGTFHYDHNHWIQFRQKIEPFASSCSTAITSLQESISSLSTSSNLKTSKEVSEVLEKQKHLMKCVLDDTSLNRLRLEGGTVLARIRKEEACDNENYRDTVDMLNALYNQVDEEVHKLVILSNKSQKQLDSLLEVHKFEEQTQQIKLWFSVAGEKQLAPLEALTLSAAKIKKMRESLDQFLEESVHQQRHGLQLVKESPEALPGSVLLDFKQHLGSILSRVEQRKAKLDILANLYEFYDSANQWIDHCQDYFHQLSLDSPAGRVSPSVVQILQDYCTEASKFSVENFSTLNDTVLSLESPQQLQQWNAVWHKCQQTKQQLEETLAQALTAAQNSTAADTSDSLKTADVQIITPEQHSTNGCVRLPGAITPLNFEDSKNHSAGPFSKSPTSSISSSLHFTFSPDSESKLRQSPPVFDDTDSDCTVDSTISCRSEPIYSGASRVRKQPMKKIMKKTMSHELSPRDNSHSDVSHIHCYTGVYIKGLEVTNNVSAEKKLQRPDVTSPALGRSRSMSTPCRIHTRRSDGDGKKQSGKVQHIMDEMIATEREYVRSLSYIIEHYFPEMERLDLPQDLRGKRSIIFGNVEKLWDFHSQYFLKELEASTHSPLSISSCFLRHEDQFGMYALYSKNKPQSDALLSSHGNEFFKNKQMELGDKMDLASYLLKPIQRMSKYALLLKDLIKECGQSQEQELSDLRTAEEMVKFQLRHGNDLLAMDAIRGCDVNLKEQGQLRCQDEFMVWCGRRKYLRHVFLFEDLILFSKTKKIEGGYDIYIYKQSFKTAEIGMTENVGDSGLRFEIWFRRRKSQDTFILQASSSEVKAVWTTIIGKILWRQALRNRELRMQEMVSMGIGSKPFMDIKPSDAAISDRAIDYIMKGTESRTRASIAVPSFEHATSFKRPHSTISNSSTSSSSSQSSSSLLGSLNLHLYSAPSHPHTLSHPSGSVPSFTQWPYDCIEEDELEQDTGSQPSMIIESLETSSQCTSSESVTGLNTLAISGHTSVVMDSYNNNNNEPSSFLCSSTPPSSIAEPSMFQKDEGLQPQGTKFITAL; from the exons GACGCTGAGTCTTTGGACAACTGTATCCAGAGCACTTTGTCTGCCCTGTACCGTCCCTTCAGTGCCACTGCTGTCACCGTCCTCTGGCAACTCTTCAGTGTGGTGGAGAGGCAATATCGTGGAGACGGCCTCCGCTGCCTCATCGACTTCTTGCTTCCTGCCAAAAGGATCCTGCAGATCATCCAAAAAGAAACCTGT GTAAGGTTCAGAGGCTTGCTGTTCTACCATGAGGGATGGCCTCTTTGCATCCACGAGAAAGTTGTCCTGCAGCTTTCACCTCTGCATAAAGTTAGACTAAAGCAAGGAGACTTCTACCTACAAATCGTTCCTTTAGGACGCAAGGCTGCCAAGCTAGTGATAAAATGTTTATCGATCAGTGGGCAGGCCATTGCAGAAATCCCCATTTCAGAGAGCATGTATGGCAGCGTCTTCACAGCTGAGTTCTTGCAGAATGTAACGCGTGACAGAAACCTGCACCCACTACAGAACTGTTTGCTTACCACCGGTACGGCTGTATTCAGGACACCCTGGAAGAACGTGGTCAACCCGCTATTTGTCAGCAACACAGCAGACGCCATCATGCAAGCACACTGCAGCCGAGGTGGCTTCCGTGGCCATCTCAGCACTTGCAGCACCAGCGGATCCACGGGGACTCTGGACAGCCACCGCAGCTCCAGAGAGTCCCTGCACTCTCAGGGAGCTGACTCCATTTTCTCTGAGCCCACCTCCCCGAACAGCAACCGCACAGACTCCAGCAGTGAGAACCATAGCAGCAGCCCAGCCGACAATGCTGTACccaaaattaaaattgaaagtTCCGCTGAGGAGTGCAGTACAGGACAGAGTGGTGAGGACAGTAATGCAAGAGAGGGAGGGCTGGGGTCCAAGATGCTCTCTTTTAGTACAGACCTCAGTAACCCAGGCCCTCGACGCCGCCTCCACAGAGACTCTGGAGTTTTTGAGACCAGGAGACTTTTCAGAAAATCTTACATGGAGGCCCTACAGAACCCCATGACCCTTGGGTCGAGCTCTGAGTCCATCCTGGAGGAAAGCTCAGAGCACAATGCTACCCTAAGAGAGAGAACTGTGAGAGCGGGTAACAGTACTGACACCCAATCCTCCTCCAGAGAACATTCATCGCGGAGGTTGGGCAGCCGGGGCTGGCTCAGCAGTGATGAGTCCAGACCCAGCACACCTTTGCTTTACTTACAGCGAGGTTTACGGAGTGCTGAGAGACGGGCAGAAAGGCGCTCCAAGTCACTGGAGAGGACTAACAAAGCAGGCCAGGTTAAAGGCCACCGGGAACGATCCTCTTCTGGAGGTTCGGCAGGAATCTCCCCCAAAAAGCTAATGAATGGTTATGCGCTTCGATTTGGAAAGCTGGATGTGGAGGCAGTATTTCCTGGCACTGAGAGGAGAAACAGCAAGGATGAGTCAG GACAGCGGACTGACAGCCTGAGCAGTGAGAGCAGGCGGCACAGAGCTAGTGGAGAAGAGTCACACAGTACCAAAGCTGCAAATGGGACAGCAATCAGAACAGACTCAGTACAAAGCTCATCCTGTGACTGTAATTTATCCTTCCCCAAACTGGTGTCAGAAGTCAATCAAGAGCTGCTCACATCAGGAGCTGTGATCCTTCCAG GAAGCAGAGATCGTAATGGGAGGGCAGTGGTGCAGGTGTGCACCAGAGCTCAGGTGTGGGCAGGTGAGACCTGCACAGTCCACGATCTGACGTGTTTACTTGGTTACTACTACTCAACTCTGCG GAAAGAAAGGCGTGATCAAGGTATAACTGTTGTAGTAGACTGCAGGAGGCAGCAGCCTGTTCCAGCTCTGTTGTCATCTCTGTCTGAATTTCAG aCTTTAGTACCACAAGCACTTTACTCGGTTCTCTTCCTGATGGACAAGGAGGCAGCAAACAAACCTGAGAGAGACTTCAGTGTGCAG ACAGAGACTGTGTCATCTTTGAAGGCCTTGCTGAAGTATATCGACCAAACCCAGCTAACACGGGACCTGGAGGGCACCTTCCACTATGACCACAACCACTGGATTCAGTTCAGACAG AAAATCGAACCTTTTGCCAGCAGTTGTAGCACAGCCATCACTTCCCTTCAGGAGTCCATCAGTTCGCTGAGCACCAGCAGCAACCTGAAGACCTCTAAG GAGGTGTCTGAGGTGTTAGAAAAGCAGAAGCATCTCATGAAGTGTGTGCTAGATGACACCTCTCTGAACAGACTCCGCCTGGAAGGTGGAACTGTACTTGCCCGCATCAGGAAGGAGGAGGCCTGTGACAATGAAAACTACAG GGACACTGTTGACATGTTAAATGCACTCTACAACCAAGTAGATGAAGAGGTTCATAAGCTTGTGATCCTTTCTAACAAATCACAGAAACAGTTAGACAGCCTGCTGgaggtgcacaagtttgaggAGCAAACTCAGCAG aTCAAACTTTGGTTTAGTGTAGCAGGAGAAAAGCAGCTAGCACCTTTGGAAGCACTAACTCTGTCTGCAGCCAAAATAAAGAAGATGAGAGAAAGTTTGGACCAGTTTCTGGAGGAAtcagtg CACCAGCAGAGACATGGCCTGCAGCTGGTGAAAGAGTCTCCAGAGGCCCTTCCAGGTTCAGTTCTTCTGGACTTTAAACAACATCTGGGTTCCATTTTGAGCAGAGTGGAGCAGAGGAAGGCTAAGCTGGACATCCTTGCCAACCTGTATGAGTTCTATGACTCG GCAAACCAGTGGATCGACCACTGTCAGGATTACTTCCATCAGCTGAGTCTGGACAGCCCAGCTGGCAGAGTTTCACCGTCCGTGGTGCAGATCCTACAGGATTACTGCACCGAAGCATCTAAGTTCTCCGTGGAAAACTTCAGCACGCTTAATGACACGGTGCTCTCACTGGAGAGtcctcagcagctgcagcagtggaACGCTGTGTGGCATAAATGTCAACAGACCAAACAGCAGCTGGAAGAAACTTTGGCTCAAGCCTTGACAGCAGCCCAGAACTCCACAGCTGCTGATACGTCGGATTCTTTAAAGACTGCAGATGTTCAGATCATCACTCCAGAACAGCATAGCACTAATGGATGTGTGCGTTTACCTGGAGCGATTACACCATTAAATTTTGAGGACAGTAAGAATCACTCCGCTGGGCCTTTCTCCAAGAGTCCCACAAGTTCAATCTCCTCTTCGTTGCACTTCACTTTCTCCCCTGACAGTGAGAGCAAACTGAGACAGAGTCCGCCCGTGTTTGATGACACAGACAGCGACTGCACCGTCGACTCAACCATCTCCTGCCGCTCCGAGCCAATCTATTCCGGGGCCTCCCGGGTCCGCAAGCAGCCCATGAAGAAGATCATGAAGAAGACCATGAGCCATGAGCTATCGCCAAGAGACAACAGCCACTCGGATGTCAGCCACATTCACTGCTATACAGGTGTCTACATTAAGGGCTTGGAGGTTACTAATAATGTGTCTGCAgagaagaagctgcagagacCTGATGTGACGAGCCCCGCGTTAGGCCGAAGCCGCAGCATGTCTACGCCCTGCAGGATCCACACCAGGCGTAGCGATGGAGATGGCAAGAAACAGAGCGG TAAAGTGCAGCACATCATGGATGAAATGATTGCCACAGAGAGGGAATATGTCCGTTCACTCAGCTACATCATTGAGCACTATTTCCCTGAAATGGAGCGCCTCGATTTGCCTCAGGACCTGCGGGGGAAGCGGAGCATCATTTTTGGGAATGTGGAGAAACTGTGGGACTTCCACAGCCAGTATTTCTTAAAGGAGCTGGAGGCGTCCACCCACTCCCCGCTGTCCATCAGTAGCTGTTTTCTCCGACAT GAGGATCAGTTTGGAATGTATGCGCTGTACAGCAAGAATAAGCCGCAGTCCGACGCTTTGCTCAGCAGCCATGGGAATGAATTCTTTAAG AATAAGCAGATGGAGCTCGGGGACAAGATGGATTTGGCGTCCTACTTGCTGAAGCCCATTCAGAGGATGAGTAAATATGCATTGTTGCTCAAAGACCTAATAAAGGAGTGCGGCCAGTcccaggagcaggagctgagcgaCCTCCGCACTGCAGAGGAGATGGTGAAGTTTCAGCTCCGCCATGGCAATGACCTGCTGGCTATGGATGCCATTCGAGGCTGTGAT GTGAACCTAAAAGAACAGGGTCAGCTCCGCTGCCAGGATGAGTTCATGGTCTGGTGTGGACGCAGGAAATACCTCCGTCACGTCTTTTTGTTTGAAGACCTCATCCTCTTCAGCAAGACCAAGAAGATAGAGGGTGGATATGACATTTACATCTACAAACAGTCTTTCAAA ACAGCAGAGATAGGCATGACTGAAAATGTTGGTGACAGCGGCCTACGTTTTGAGATCTGGTTCCGTCGGAGGAAGTCACAAGACACGTTTATACTCCAAGCCAGCTCTTCGGAGGTCAAGGCTGTGTGGACAACTATTATTGGCAAGATTCTGTGGAGGCAGGCGCTCAGAAACAGAG AGTTGCGTATGCAGGAGATGGTGTCAATGGGAATTGGAAGCAAACCTTTCATGGACATCAAGCCAAGCGACGCAGCCATTAGTGACAGAGCCATTGACTATATCATGAAGGGAACAG AGTCGAGGACGAGGGCATCCATCGCAGTGCCCTCATTTGAACACGCGACCTCCTTCAAGAGGCCTCACTCTACCATCTCCAACAGcagcacctcctcctccagcagccAGTCATCCTCATCCCTGCTGGGCTCGCTCAATCTCCACCTGTACTCAGCACCCTCCCACCCACACACGCTTTCGCACCCATCAGGCAGCGTTCCCTCCTTTACCCAGTGGCCCTACGACTGCATAGAAGAAGATGAGCTGGAGCAGGACACGGGGAGCCAGCCCTCCATGA TCATTGAGAGCTTGGAGACATCCTCTCAGTGTACATCCAGTGAAAGTGTAACAGGCCTGAATACCCTCGCCATCTCGGGGCACACCAGTGTAGTCATGGACtcctacaacaacaacaacaatgagccctcttctttcctctgctcctccacacCTCCATCCTCCATAGCAGAGCCTTCGATGTTCCAGAAAGATGAAGGCCTCCAACCCCAAGGCACCAAGTTTATCACAGCA CTGTGA